In Fusarium falciforme chromosome 9, complete sequence, the following are encoded in one genomic region:
- a CDS encoding Zn(2)-C6 fungal-type domain-containing protein, producing MTRRTDREPRVRRSCERCRYVFRLVELGDVADQALFFSQKKIKCPAEKPGCSHCHLANSPCVYLPRNHVSHGGRRAQNRTLRPREVYDNSSPSPSNSSHHQDAEPFTGAPSSQGLAPRQRPTSSPASQQLSSLTATDPSAWSPGNPEPPLELLHDFVAVYREKLYFQPLPLFDPRRLQSKISSFPHYLRWSFLALALHYTSHSFYYGLESKAIEYYATSARSIVVDMAADGVPKLEVLQALCLLSLCEQIAGKSARSWMTIGIASRLEAFRLSNLRANSDSRHTDDATSRCHWSIVILESAFSPHMNTLAEASRAPSYPKSVPVPPPLHPSNSMKSYCPDLTDAYEGNIHDAGITACCLGYVCLWGSIISYLRDIRDGAMEYPWLTTSRHNQLTVKLYELENHTSHRHLIRNAPFPDQPPSNLNEHREYWAPWVLMQITMHASQAALNHPFVQLVALRRAGRKFQPRSFLQKTVDQALFHSEWVSRLVQMCEDRSFEVNDPLIGQAVAACVSILWIFQFARDRKVSDKAKENIGTCEAFLSRLSHNWPHIAKKVEILQKLNAKASQAPQAVENDESTSSTICFEPEMIWELLDPTMSGSNFTTCNSTSERRGSSHGSSATIQVATKFIHPIDDKEENPPPAPNTVHNFFDLGDVYGEPFLDQFFSDSLLVNIQ from the exons ATGACAAGGCGAACCGACCGTGAACCCCGTGTGAGACGATCCTGCGAACGCTGTCGGTACGTTTTCCGCTTGGTGGAACTTGGGGATGTCGCTGATCAAGCATTGTTTTTTAGTCAAAAGAAGATTAAATGCCCCGCAGAAAAGCCTGGGTGCTCTCATTGTCATCTTGCCAATTCACCTTGCGTCTACCTGCCGCGAAACCATGTGAGCCATGGAGGTCGACGGGCCCAAAATAGGACCTT AAGACCTCGAGAAGTCTACGACAACAGCTCCCCGAGCCCATCCAACAGCTCACATCACCAGGATGCAGA GCCATTTACAGGCGCTCCGAGCAGCCAGGGGCTGGCCCCTCGGCAAAGACCAACCAGTTCACCAGCTTCTCAACAATTGTCTTCATTAACGGCCACAGACCCATCTGCATG GTCTCCAGGAAACCCCGAGCCTCCTCTAGAGTTACTCCACGACTTTGTCGCCGTCTACCGGGAGAAGCTCTACTTCCAGCCTCTCCCACTTTTCGATCCACGCCGTCTCCAGTCAAAGATCTCTTCATTCCCTCATTATCTGCGATGGAGCttccttgctcttgctctGCACTATACCAGCCACAGCTTTTACTATGGCCTGGAGTCAAAGGCCATTGAGTATTATGCTACTTCAGCCAGGAGCATCGTGGTGGACATGGCTGCCGATGGTGTCCCCAAGTTGGAAGTACTGCAGGCTCTCTGCCTGCTTTCATTATGTGAACAAATAG CTGGAAAGTCAGCCCGTTCGTGGATGACTATTGGCATCGCATCAAGACTTGAAGCCTTTCGACTGTCAAACTTGAGAGCAAACTCAGACTCACGACATACCGACGATGCTACCTCAAGGTGCCATTGGAGCATCGTGATCCTGGAGAGCGCCTTTTCTCCTCATATGAACACGCTGGCCGAAGCATCTCGCGCACCGAGTTACCCCAAGAGCGTTCCCGTTCCTCCGCCGCTACACCCATCAAACAGCATGAAGAGCTACTGCCCCGATTTGACGGATGCCTACGAGGGAAATATTCACGACGCCGGTATTACTGCATGCTGTCTGGGTTATGTCTGTCTCTGGGGCAGCATCATCTCATACCTACGAGATATCCGAGACGGGGCAATGGAGTACCCCTGGTTAACCACATCGAGACACAACCAGCTCACAGTCAAGCTCTACGAGCTCGAAAATCACACTTCACACAGGCATCTTATAAGAAATGCGCCCTTCCCGGACCAACCACCTTCCAACCTCAACGAACATCGAGAATACTGGGCACCATGGGTCTTGATGCAAATCACGATGCATGCTTCTCAGGCCGCCCTCAATCACCCATTTGTTCAACTCGTCGCCCTTCGAAGAGCAGGACGCAAATTCCAACCTCGCTCTTTCCTGCAAAAGACGGTTGACCAGGCACTGTTTCACTCGGAATGGGTCTCCCGTCTAGTGCAGATGTGCGAAGATCGCTCCTTTGAGGTTAATGATCCTTTGATCGGACAAGCCGTTGCTGCATGCGTCTCCATACTCTGGATTTTCCAGTTTGCACGAGACCGAAAAGTGTCTGACAAGGCTAAAGAAAATATTGGTACGTGTGAGGCGTTTCTCTCTCGACTGTCACACAATTGGCCTCATATAGCAAAAAAG GTCGAGATCCTCCAAAAGCTCAACGCCAAGGCCTCTCAAGCACCACAAGCAGTAGAAAATGATGAGTCGACAAGTTCCACGATCTGCTTTGAGCCCGAGATGATATGGGAGCTGCTCGACCCCACAATGTCAGGGTCCAATTTCACCACTTGTAATAGCACTTCAGAACGGCGAGGATCAAGCCATGGCTCGAGTGCCACTATCCAGGTAGCGACAAAGTTCATCCATCCTATCGATGACAAGGAGGAGAACCCGCCGCCTGCTCCCAATACGGTGCATAATTTCTTCGATTTGGGGGATGTTTACGGGGAGCCCTTTCTGGACCAGTTCTTTTCTGACTCTCTGCTCGTTAATATCCAGTAG
- a CDS encoding Cellulase domain-containing protein, which produces MVATADSKGSYRVSERPTPQRSSCTMLRTDGSRIVNPAGETVVLKGAAIGGMLNMENFITGYSGHEHEHRAQLAEVLGEEKATYFFDRLLHHFFTDSDAAYFASLGLNCIRIPFNYRHFMDDLSPDTLKQEGFDLLDKYVNICARHNLYVVLDMHAVPGGQNQDWHSDSGIARAMFWDFKDHQDRAIQLWEALAKHYKNNPVVAGYNLLNEPADPHKNKSGYFGERLIKWYERAEKSVRAIDPDHMIFIDGNTYAMDFRAFPENPLPNAVYACHDYSMLGFPFGPQYEDTQEQRDHLRQSFERKVEFMRAKNVPIWNGEFGPVYQNEKKEGETAVATNAKRFALLKEQLNIYKETDVSWSIWLYKDIGYQGMVYVDPQSSYMQLIAPFVEKKQRLGLDFWGVANKDEAKHIYEPFLSKLKEDILPAYQNTRYPKIWTFERHFERVIRECLMSEYAGWEMAELFRGKSKEELEELASSFSFEKCVKRDALTEILSLDSLDAVKSKGA; this is translated from the coding sequence ATGGTTGCGACCGCAGACAGCAAGGGCTCTTACAGGGTCTCTGAGAGACCAACCCCTCAGAGATCTTCCTGCACTATGCTGCGAACAGATGGAAGCCGCATTGTCAACCCGGCGGGTGAGACTGTCGTTCTCAAGGGCGCTGCTATTGGTGGCATGCTCAACATGGAGAACTTCATCACTGGTTACTCTGGACATGAGCATGAGCATCGCGCTCAATTGGCTGAGGTTCTcggagaggagaaggcgaCATACTTTTTTGACAGACTTCTTCACCACTTCTTTACCGACTCAGATGCCGCTTACTTTGCCTCTCTGGGATTGAACTGTATCCGAATTCCCTTCAACTATCGACACTTTATGGATGACCTCAGCCCCGACACGCTGAAGCAAGAGGGCTTCGATCTGCTGGACAAATATGTCAACATCTGCGCTCGACACAATCTTTATGTCGTTCTCGACATGCACGCTGTTCCCGGAGGTCAGAACCAGGACTGGCACAGCGACTCTGGCATTGCGCGAGCCATGTTCTGGGACTTTAAGGACCACCAAGACCGTGCGATCCAGCTGTGGGAGGCTCTGGCCAAGCACTACAAGAACAACCCCGTGGTGGCTGGTTACAATCTTCTTAACGAGCCTGCCGACCCTCACAAGAACAAGTCGGGATACTTTGGTGAGAGGCTGATCAAGTGGTACGAGCGCGCCGAGAAGAGCGTCCGAGCTATCGACCCTGACCACATGATCTTTATCGACGGCAACACTTACGCCATGGACTTCCGAGCTTTTCCTGAGAACCCTCTTCCCAATGCTGTGTATGCTTGCCACGACTACAGCATGCTTGGTTTCCCATTTGGACCTCAGTACGAAGATACCCAGGAGCAGAGAGACCACCTACGCCAAAGCTTTGAGCGAAAGGTCGAGTTTATGAGGGCTAAGAACGTGCCTATCTGGAACGGAGAGTTTGGCCCGGTGTATCagaatgagaagaaggagggagaAACAGCTGTTGCGACCAACGCTAAGCGGTTCGCACTCCTGAAGGAACAACTTAACATTTACAAGGAGACCGACGTCAGCTGGTCCATCTGGCTTTACAAGGATATCGGTTACCAAGGCATGGTCTATGTCGACCCTCAGTCATCATACATGCAACTCATCGCTCCTTtcgtggagaagaagcaacgCCTCGGTCTCGACTTCTGGGGCGTCGCAAACAAGGACGAGGCAAAGCACATCTACGAGCCTTTCCTCTCAAAACTCAAGGAAGACATCCTGCCCGCCTACCAGAACACGAGATACCCCAAGATTTGGACCTTTGAGCGACACTTTGAGCGAGTCATCCGTGAGTGTCTGATGAGCGAGTATGCGGGCTGGGAGATGGCGGAGCTGTTTAGGGGAAAGAgcaaggaggagcttgaggagcttgcgAGCAGCTTTTCGTTTGAGAAGTGTGTTAAGAGGGATGCTTTGACTGAGATACTTAGCTTGGATTCTTTAGATGCGGTTAAGAGCAAGGGTGCTTAG
- a CDS encoding Zn(2)-C6 fungal-type domain-containing protein has protein sequence MTPPKQAEQMDETSLDRDRPPGKRPAARGTAFYPRKRANAACQVCRARKTKCDNRKPSCSYCLSVGATCIQSPVDLSAFDPASLKILERLDELERLIKEPRVEQGLGNEAVNTPQQAFCQNEEMQSSSSSPARPIGDLNDIPLRSILPEKMESLLIWSVLAQHSPQESLQASPAQPRDSYSPGCSPLSGIVDMDTQSVKMLLDNFFTHVHCKNPILEETATRQLVTSTIMEGIDWSANSCLALLICALGKVATPLGPSLGSKPDTANYLEAQKLFHAAQKRIGTLMTQSDIIGAQCFFLSGVFLMCNFQPFEAWRFFSQALAACQMLPFLQRAHRGVSLGLDIVQPEADETQQEAIYWSSWKSEHELRSALMLPDFNKSHHSSNNLYPPFFPTPPHPLDSNKTTDSDRQRASWLFYLAEISLRRLHSRIANEILELHCSSASNLDFLRDLAARVPDYETQAHQWAGSLPPELCLSRPPAEDNVCTFVLRGHLVNFFEAIYWAFVMAHFNALERGLLLDLPGKEYADKGLEYHVIRVQVNEVGLLHRHHGTWLMIRACVRSAGILLGGRVLGATMPRGWHEAVQKIMYLLSSWEDEAPELSARRAFLQGVMMSFDS, from the coding sequence ATGACTCCACCGAAACAAGCTGAACAGATGGACGAGACCTCGCTAGACAGAGACCGTCCCCCTGGCAAGAGGCCGGCAGCTCGCGGAACTGCCTTTTACCCGCGCAAGAGGGCGAACGCCGCCTGTCAAGTCTGCCGAGCTAGAAAGACGAAATGCGATAATCGAAAGCCATCGTGCTCATACTGCCTCAGCGTTGGCGCGACATGCATACAGTCACCTGTCGACCTCTCGGCTTTTGACCCCGCGAGTCTCAAGATCCTCGAACGATTAGATGAGCTAGAGAGGCTGATCAAAGAGCCGCGTGTCGAGCAGGGGCTGGGGAATGAAGCTGTCAATACTCCTCAACAAGCGTTTTGTCAGAATGAAGAGATGCAATCGTCTTCGAGTTCACCTGCCAGACCTATTGGTGATCTCAATGATATTCCTTTGAGGAGCATTCTTCCGGAAAAGATGGAGAGCCTGCTTATTTGGTCCGTCCTGGCTCAGCACTCGCCCCAGGAGAGCCTCCAAGCTTCCCCTGCCCAGCCACGGGACTCGTACTCCCCTGGATGCAGCCCACTGAGTGGAATCGTCGACATGGACACGCAAAGCGTGAAAATGCTTCTAGACAACTTCTTCACTCACGTGCACTGCAAAAACCCCATACTCGAGGAGACGGCTACTCGGCAGCTCGTCACGAGCACCATCATGGAGGGCATAGACTGGTCGGCAAACTCGTGCCTGGCCCTGCTCATCTGCGCGCTGGGGAAGGTTGCCACTCCCCTGGGACCGAGCCTTGGGTCTAAGCCGGATACAGCAAACTATCTCGAGGCCCAGAAGCTGTTCCACGCGGCGCAGAAGAGGATCGGGACGCTCATGACGCAATCGGACATAATCGGAGCGCAGTGCTTCTTTTTGTCTGGGGTGTTTCTGATGTGCAACTTTCAGCCTTTTGAAGCGTGGAGGTTCTTCTCGCAGGCTCTGGCTGCTTGCCAGATGTTGCCGTTCCTGCAGAGGGCGCATAGGGGAGTCAGCTTGGGGCTGGACATTGTGCAGCCGGAGGCTGATGAGACGCAGCAAGAGGCGATTTATTGGTCTTCGTGGAAGTCGGAGCACGAATTGAGGTCGGCGCTTATGTTGCCGGATTTTAACAAGTCTCACCACTCTTCGAACAATTTGTATCCTCCCTTTTTTCCTACGCCGCCTCATCCGCTTGACTCGAACAAGACGACAGACTCGGACAGGCAGCGAGCGTCATGGTTATTCTACCTGGCTGAGATCTCTTTGCGACGACTCCACAGTCGGATCGCCAACGAAATACTTGAGCTGCACTGTTCTTCTGCTTCTAACCTGGACTTCCTCAGGGATCTGGCCGCAAGGGTACCTGACTATGAGACACAGGCTCATCAGTGGGCTGGTAGCCTACCACCAGAGCTCTGTCTTTCCAGACCGCCTGCAGAAGACAATGTGTGCACTTTCGTTCTTCGCGGGCATCTCGTCAACTTCTTCGAAGCCATTTACTGGGCATTTGTCATGGCTCACTTCAACGCTCTTGAGAGAGGGCTGCTGCTAGACTTGCCTGGTAAAGAGTACGCGGACAAAGGATTAGAGTATCACGTTATTCGAGTGCAAGTGAATGAAGTCGGACTATTGCATCGTCATCACGGGACGTGGCTGATGATCAGGGCCTGCGTCCGGTCTGCCGGTATCCTCCTCGGGGGGCGGGTGCTAGGCGCAACGATGCCCAGGGGTTGGCACGAGGCGGTGCAGAAGATCATGTACCTCCTCAGCTCATGGGAAGACGAGGCCCCAGAGCTCTCCGCACGAAGGGCGTTCCTGCAGGGGGTCATGATGAGCTTTGACAGCTGA
- a CDS encoding MFS domain-containing protein, whose product MAAEDISPEGKPSFALEPKASGAEFADPKADVVNADRQAEHDLTLRQVLRHHPALIGWSFFYAIAAIGWGFDAQINGAAISVESFRRDFGYVQDGVAILPADWQSAFNLITSVGGFFSGFLCSYLCDRIGRKWSLAIGLVFATGGIFGEVFATSNASFLIAKLILGCGLGFYLTIAPLATSEIAPVVLRGIATAGVNLGIAIGQLVSNAVIKGFGERPDSWGWRGPFCTQFFFVIVLAIGLPFAPETPWYLARRGKLDEAKKSLIQLYGPNIDVEAKLAAIQTTIAEEDAARAEEASWSQCFRGTDLIRSMISIGVFVCQHLVGIVFVLGYSTYFFQLAGLAESSSFDLGVVVTACGVAGNICSWFVVNTFGRRSIFVIGMGSLTTLLFLIGIMDVVPTSAAKWVQAACSVIYAFVYFATVGAMAFAVLGETCSLALKAKAMALATATQSVMGIAMNVSIPYMVNPDEGNLKGKVGFIFGGLGLLGMIWSWIFVPELKGRRYDEIDRLFELKVSPRKMGTYKLE is encoded by the exons ATGGCAGCTGAAGACATCTCCCCAGAAGGCAAGCCCTCGTTTGCCCTGGAGCCGAAAGCCTCGGGTGCCGAGTTTGCGGACCCCAAGGCCGACGTTGTCAATGCTGATCGTCAGGCTGAGCACGACTTGACTCTTCGACAAGTCCTCCGTCACCATCCAGCACTCATTGGCTGGTCCTTTTTCTATGCCATTGCTGCCATTGGATG GGGCTTTGATGCTCAGATCAACGGTGCCGCCATCTCGGTTGAATCCTTCCGTCGTGACTTTGG ATACGTCCAAGATGGTGTGGCAATTCTCCCCGCCGACTGGCAATCCGCCTTCAACCTGATCACCAGCGTCGGCGGCTTCTTCAGCGGATTCCTCTGTTCCTACCTCTGTGACCGCATCGGCCGCAAGTGGTCCCTCGCCATCGGCCTCGTGTTTGCTACTGGCGGCATCTTTGGAGAGGTCTTTGCCACCTCCAACGCGTCCTTCCTCATCGCCAAGCTTATCCTCGGTTGTGGCCTTGGCTTCTACCTCACCATCGCCCCTCTCGCAACTTCCGAGATCGCACCCGTGGTTCTCCGAGGTATCGCTACAGCTGGTGTGAATCTAGGTATCGCCATCGGTCAGCTCGTTTCCAACGCCGTCATCAAGGGTTTCGGTGAGAGGCCTGATAGCTGGGGATGGCGTGGACCCTTCTGCACACAGTTCTTTTTCGTCATCGTCCTTGCTATTGGTCTGCCATTCGCCCCCGAGACACCGTGGTACCTTGCTCGGAGGGGCAAGCTCGATGAGGCAAAGAAGTCTCTGATCCAGCTGTACGGCCCCAACATTGACGTCGAAGCCAAGCTTGCCGCTATCCAGACCACCATTGCCGAAGAGGATGCTGCTCGAGCTGAGGAAGCATCGTGGTCTCAGTGCTTCAGAGGTACCGATCTCATCCGATCCATGATCAGTATCGGCGTGTTTGTTTGCCAGCATCTTGTGGGCATTGTCTTTGTCCTCGGCTACTCAACCTACTTCTTCCAGCTGGCCGGTCTCGCCGAATCCAGCAGCTTTGATCTGGGTGTCGTGGTTACAGCCTGCGGTGTGGCTGGCAACATCTGCAGTTGGTTCGTGGTCAACACGTTTGGTCGTCGCAGCATCTTTGTCATTGGTATGGGTTCGCTCACGACGCTTCTATTCCTCATTGGAATTATGGACGTGGTTCCTACCTCGGCTGCCAAGTGGGTGCAGGCCGCATGCAGTGTCATCTACGCCTTTGTCTACTTTGCCACAGTCGGAGCCATGGCTTTCGCAGTCCTAGGAGAAACCTGCTCTCTggctctcaaggccaaggccatggcccTGGCCACAGCCACCCAATCCGTCATGGGTATTGCCATGAACGTTTCCATTCCCTACATGGTCAACCCAGACGAGGGCAACCTGAAGGGCAAGGTCGGCTTCATCTTTGGTGGTCTCGGTCTGCTAGGCATGATCTGGAGCTGGATCTTTGTTCCTGAGCTCAAGGGAAGACGATATGATGAGATTGACAGGCTGTTTGAGCTCAAGGTTAGCCCGAGGAAGATGGGTACTTATAAGCTGGAGTAG